A portion of the Pedobacter cryoconitis genome contains these proteins:
- a CDS encoding OmpH family outer membrane protein, which translates to MNRTSFKLSTLATAVALVSVLASCQSKDNKAATDTAVKTDVAGSAAVKANEPIVYVNSDSLLTKYQYFKDLKTKLDAKSKAAQTDLASKQQAFQREVAQYQQTQNTLPADQRATTEQRLARKQQELQAYQQNAGAALQNEQGAEQEKLYNKIADYLKIYAKGKGYKMVLTYQKGNSAILFADASLDVTSEVITGLNEGYKADKK; encoded by the coding sequence ATGAACAGAACATCCTTCAAACTAAGCACACTGGCTACCGCTGTAGCATTAGTTTCAGTATTGGCTTCTTGCCAGAGTAAAGACAACAAAGCTGCGACTGATACTGCGGTTAAAACTGACGTTGCCGGATCAGCAGCAGTTAAAGCTAACGAGCCTATCGTTTATGTAAATTCGGATTCGTTATTAACTAAGTACCAGTACTTTAAAGATCTTAAGACTAAATTAGATGCTAAATCTAAAGCTGCTCAGACTGATCTTGCTTCAAAACAACAGGCTTTTCAACGTGAAGTTGCTCAATATCAGCAAACTCAAAATACATTACCTGCTGACCAAAGAGCGACTACTGAGCAAAGATTAGCACGTAAACAACAGGAATTACAAGCTTATCAGCAAAATGCTGGTGCTGCTTTACAAAATGAGCAAGGTGCTGAGCAAGAAAAATTATACAACAAAATTGCTGATTATCTAAAAATCTATGCCAAGGGTAAAGGTTATAAAATGGTGTTGACTTACCAGAAAGGTAACAGTGCTATTTTATTCGCTGACGCTTCTTTAGATGTTACAAGTGAAGTGATCACTGGTCTTAACGAAGGTTACAAGGCTGATAAAAAATAA
- a CDS encoding L-threonylcarbamoyladenylate synthase, which translates to MLKTEIDKALTVLKNGGVILYPTDTVWGIGCDATNEAAVEKINAIKGRSAAQSFIVLVDNDSKIQSYIDEVPEVAYDLIEFAEHPLTIIFSGAKNLAKNVINTDGSVGIRVVKHDFAQQLVQRFRKPVVSTSANLSGQPTPQFFDEINEEIKAAVDYVVDWEQELKVSKKASTIMKLSPSGQFSFIRK; encoded by the coding sequence ATGCTAAAAACGGAAATTGACAAGGCTTTAACGGTCTTGAAAAATGGAGGCGTAATCCTCTATCCTACAGATACAGTATGGGGTATAGGTTGTGATGCGACAAATGAAGCTGCAGTCGAAAAAATTAATGCGATTAAAGGCCGCTCTGCTGCTCAAAGTTTTATTGTCCTGGTGGATAATGATTCGAAAATACAAAGTTATATAGATGAAGTGCCTGAGGTTGCGTACGATCTGATTGAATTTGCGGAACATCCATTAACCATTATCTTTTCGGGGGCAAAGAATTTAGCTAAAAATGTAATCAATACGGATGGTAGTGTGGGCATAAGAGTGGTTAAACATGATTTTGCGCAACAGTTAGTACAACGTTTCAGAAAGCCTGTTGTTTCTACCTCAGCCAATCTTTCAGGTCAGCCTACTCCACAGTTTTTTGATGAGATAAACGAAGAGATTAAAGCTGCTGTGGATTATGTGGTAGACTGGGAGCAGGAACTCAAAGTCAGCAAAAAGGCATCTACAATTATGAAATTAAGTCCATCTGGTCAATTTTCCTTCATAAGAAAGTAA
- a CDS encoding RNA-binding S4 domain-containing protein, which yields MAEQEKLRIDKYLWAIRLFKTRTLATEACKAGRVKFNGQNVKASVVVKPGDIYQVSKGIEKKIIEVVELLYTRVESKIAVTKYKDITPLEETQGYKSMFHSPVLIRDRGAGRPTKRDRREIDDLKGNLFDEDKKDE from the coding sequence ATGGCAGAGCAGGAAAAATTAAGGATAGATAAATACTTGTGGGCAATAAGATTGTTTAAAACAAGAACTTTAGCAACTGAGGCGTGTAAAGCTGGCCGCGTTAAATTTAACGGTCAGAATGTGAAAGCCTCTGTAGTTGTGAAACCAGGTGACATTTACCAGGTCTCTAAAGGAATCGAAAAAAAGATCATCGAGGTAGTCGAACTCCTTTATACCAGAGTTGAATCCAAGATCGCGGTTACGAAATATAAAGACATTACCCCACTCGAAGAAACACAGGGTTATAAAAGCATGTTCCACTCACCCGTTTTAATCCGGGACAGAGGTGCAGGCAGGCCAACCAAAAGAGACAGAAGAGAGATTGATGATTTAAAAGGTAACCTTTTCGACGAAGACAAAAAAGACGAATAA
- a CDS encoding response regulator transcription factor, whose protein sequence is MKLLIVEDEPNVVSVLKRGLSSEGFELSVAPDGFIALEMVSAHSFALIILDIMLPGINGLDLCKQIKKNYPQIPIIMLTALSSTENIVTGLDNGADDYLVKPFKIAELSARIRMLLRRHSGLQQADEIITVGDLQINISGKTVTRADQEITLTATEYRLLQFFARNKNKTLSRIDILENVWDIDFNMGTNVVDVYVNYLRKKIDKGFSTTLLHTVVGLGYLLKEKSSS, encoded by the coding sequence ATGAAACTCCTTATTGTTGAAGACGAGCCTAATGTGGTGTCAGTTCTGAAAAGAGGGTTAAGCAGTGAAGGCTTTGAGCTAAGTGTAGCACCTGATGGATTTATTGCGCTGGAAATGGTTTCGGCACATTCTTTTGCGTTGATTATACTGGACATTATGCTTCCGGGAATCAATGGTCTGGATTTGTGTAAACAAATTAAGAAGAATTATCCGCAAATACCTATTATTATGCTGACTGCACTAAGCAGTACGGAGAATATCGTTACAGGGCTTGACAATGGGGCTGATGATTACCTGGTGAAGCCTTTTAAAATTGCTGAACTGAGTGCGAGGATCCGCATGTTGCTGAGACGGCATTCCGGGCTTCAGCAGGCGGATGAAATCATTACTGTTGGTGATTTACAAATTAATATTTCTGGTAAAACGGTAACCAGGGCTGATCAGGAAATTACATTAACGGCAACTGAATATCGTTTGCTCCAGTTTTTTGCCAGGAATAAGAACAAGACCTTATCCAGAATAGATATTTTGGAGAATGTATGGGATATTGATTTTAATATGGGCACAAACGTGGTTGACGTTTACGTCAATTACTTGAGAAAGAAAATAGATAAGGGCTTTAGCACTACGCTGTTGCATACTGTTGTGGGTTTAGGCTACCTGCTTAAAGAAAAATCATCGTCATGA
- the gyrB gene encoding DNA topoisomerase (ATP-hydrolyzing) subunit B: protein MSEEKDSKSNYSADNIQVLEGLEAVRKRPSMYIGDTGVKGLHHLVYEVVDNSIDEALAGHANTITVNILKDNSIRVEDNGRGIPTGIMQKEQKSALEVVMTVLHAGGKFDKDTYKVSGGLHGVGVSCVNALSIHLKAEVHREGKIWVQEYREGKPQYDVKTVGETDKRGTVITFTPDDKIFTQTTEYRYDTLASRLRELSFLNKGISLTLTDEREVDDQGNFLTELFLSEGGLKEFVQFLDGGRPSLIAEPIYVEGIKNGIPVELALQYNDSYAENVHSYVNNINTHEGGTHIAGFRRGLTRTLKAYADKSGLLKNVKFEITGDDFREGLTAVISVKVQEPQFEGQTKTKLGNTEVMGAVDIAVGEALGIYLEEYPKEARMIVNKVILAATARAAARKAREMVQRKSVMGGSGLPGKLADCSDSDPEKCELYLVEGDSAGGTAKQGRDRNFQAILPLKGKILNVEKAMEHKIYENDEIKNMFTALGVSIGTPEDDKALNITKLRYHKIVIMTDADIDGSHITTLILTFFFRYMKALIEAGYVYIAAPPLYLVKKGKEQEYCWNDQQRDAAVQRLKGQGKEESVHIQRYKGLGEMNAEQLWDTTLNPANRTLMQATIENAAECDHTFSMLMGDEVAPRREFIERNAKYAKIDA from the coding sequence ATGAGCGAAGAAAAAGATTCAAAGTCAAATTATTCGGCAGATAATATACAGGTATTAGAAGGTTTAGAAGCGGTGCGTAAGCGCCCTTCAATGTATATAGGTGATACGGGTGTTAAAGGGTTGCACCATTTGGTTTATGAAGTAGTAGATAACTCTATTGATGAGGCTCTGGCAGGACATGCCAATACGATTACGGTAAATATTCTTAAAGATAATTCTATCAGAGTTGAGGATAACGGTCGTGGTATTCCGACAGGGATCATGCAAAAAGAACAAAAATCGGCGCTTGAGGTTGTAATGACTGTACTGCATGCCGGTGGTAAATTCGATAAAGACACTTATAAAGTTTCCGGTGGATTGCACGGTGTAGGGGTAAGTTGTGTAAACGCACTATCTATACACTTAAAAGCAGAAGTACACCGTGAAGGAAAAATCTGGGTACAGGAATACCGTGAAGGTAAACCACAGTACGATGTGAAAACTGTAGGTGAAACTGATAAAAGAGGTACTGTAATCACTTTTACACCAGATGACAAGATCTTTACCCAGACTACAGAATATCGTTACGATACACTGGCTTCGCGCTTAAGAGAATTATCTTTCTTAAATAAAGGGATCAGCCTAACCTTAACAGATGAGCGTGAAGTGGATGACCAGGGTAATTTCCTGACTGAACTTTTCCTTTCTGAAGGTGGTTTAAAAGAATTTGTTCAGTTCTTGGACGGAGGTCGTCCTTCACTGATTGCTGAGCCTATTTATGTAGAGGGAATTAAAAATGGTATACCGGTAGAGCTTGCTTTGCAGTACAATGACAGCTACGCTGAAAACGTACACTCTTACGTAAATAATATCAATACACATGAAGGTGGTACACACATTGCCGGTTTCAGAAGAGGTTTAACCCGTACCCTGAAAGCATACGCTGACAAGTCTGGTTTACTTAAAAACGTTAAATTTGAGATTACCGGTGATGACTTTCGTGAAGGTCTGACTGCTGTAATTTCAGTAAAAGTACAAGAGCCGCAATTTGAAGGGCAGACCAAAACCAAACTAGGTAATACTGAGGTTATGGGAGCTGTGGATATTGCTGTTGGTGAAGCATTGGGTATCTATCTGGAAGAATATCCAAAAGAAGCCAGAATGATTGTCAACAAGGTGATTCTGGCAGCTACAGCACGTGCAGCAGCGCGTAAAGCACGTGAGATGGTTCAGCGCAAAAGTGTAATGGGCGGATCTGGCTTACCAGGTAAACTAGCCGATTGTTCAGACAGTGATCCTGAAAAATGTGAATTATACCTTGTCGAGGGAGATTCGGCGGGTGGAACTGCAAAACAAGGCCGTGACCGTAACTTCCAGGCTATTCTTCCGCTAAAAGGTAAAATCCTGAACGTGGAAAAAGCAATGGAGCATAAAATCTACGAAAACGACGAGATCAAGAATATGTTTACTGCACTCGGTGTAAGTATAGGTACTCCTGAAGATGACAAAGCTTTAAACATTACTAAACTTCGTTACCATAAGATAGTGATCATGACGGATGCGGATATTGACGGATCACACATTACTACACTGATCCTGACTTTCTTCTTCAGATACATGAAAGCATTAATTGAAGCCGGTTATGTTTACATCGCAGCACCCCCCCTTTACCTTGTTAAAAAAGGAAAAGAGCAGGAATATTGCTGGAATGATCAACAGCGTGATGCAGCAGTACAACGCTTAAAAGGGCAAGGTAAAGAAGAAAGTGTTCACATCCAGCGTTATAAAGGTTTGGGTGAGATGAACGCAGAACAGCTTTGGGATACTACATTAAACCCAGCTAACCGTACCTTAATGCAAGCTACAATTGAAAACGCTGCAGAGTGTGACCATACTTTCTCTATGTTAATGGGAGATGAAGTTGCACCAAGAAGAGAATTCATCGAAAGAAACGCTAAATACGCGAAGATTGACGCTTAA
- a CDS encoding bestrophin family protein, with amino-acid sequence MLLKKNVPLTYIFGKIYKDLILVTVYAVGIVILYENFHFTRISIPIAVPALLGTVISLLLAFRSNQAYDRWWEARILWGGIVNDSRSLTRQVLYFIDDPYYSAEIQLFKERFVKRQIAWAYGLSQSLRNTNPILGLDKFMKPDELDFVSRYKNVPMSILELHARDIKIAVKEGWINTYQQIEIDRTLTNLCDRMGGSERIKNTVFPVTYSKYINMTIYLFIIMLPFGLIEFFGYIEVPVVIAIAAAFLLIEKMAIHLQDPFENKPTDTPTTTISKTIERDLSQMLNDAHYHEDKMNAMEPVHNPKTYYIL; translated from the coding sequence ATGTTATTAAAGAAAAATGTCCCGCTAACCTACATATTTGGGAAAATATATAAAGATTTGATTTTAGTAACTGTGTATGCCGTTGGTATCGTCATACTTTATGAAAACTTTCATTTCACCAGAATCTCTATACCAATCGCTGTACCTGCACTTTTGGGTACAGTAATCTCACTTTTACTAGCATTCCGGTCTAACCAGGCTTATGACCGCTGGTGGGAAGCGCGGATTCTCTGGGGTGGAATTGTGAATGATTCAAGATCATTAACCAGACAGGTGCTTTACTTTATTGATGATCCTTATTATTCTGCAGAAATACAGCTGTTTAAGGAGCGCTTTGTGAAAAGACAAATTGCCTGGGCTTATGGTTTAAGTCAATCGCTTAGAAATACGAATCCGATACTTGGACTGGACAAATTTATGAAACCTGATGAACTGGATTTCGTCAGCAGATATAAAAATGTACCGATGTCTATTTTGGAACTGCATGCACGTGATATTAAAATCGCTGTTAAAGAAGGCTGGATCAATACTTATCAGCAGATAGAGATTGACAGGACTTTAACAAATTTATGTGACCGTATGGGTGGTTCTGAACGGATAAAAAACACAGTATTCCCGGTTACCTATAGTAAGTATATCAATATGACGATCTACTTATTTATCATCATGCTGCCATTCGGGTTAATTGAGTTCTTTGGATACATCGAGGTGCCGGTAGTGATCGCAATTGCAGCAGCTTTCTTATTAATTGAGAAAATGGCTATTCATTTGCAGGATCCTTTTGAGAACAAGCCTACGGATACACCTACAACAACTATTTCAAAAACTATTGAAAGAGATTTATCTCAGATGCTGAATGATGCGCATTACCATGAAGATAAAATGAATGCTATGGAGCCTGTTCACAATCCAAAAACCTATTATATTTTGTAG
- a CDS encoding 2,3,4,5-tetrahydropyridine-2,6-dicarboxylate N-succinyltransferase, with the protein MIKELKKLIEAAWEDRTLLEYTEYCEAIETVVMQLDKGEIRVAEPILNSWGINEWIKKAVILYFPIREMKEIEVGPFVFHDKMKLKTNYKELGVRVVPGASARYGAFLAKGVILMPSYVNIGAYIDEGTMVDTWATVGSCAQIGKHVHLSGGVGIGGVLEPIQAAPVIIEDNCFIGSRAIVVEGVRVEREAVLGANVVLTASTKIIDVTGSTPVEYKGIVPARSVVIPGSYTKKFPAGDYQVPCALIIGKRKESTDKKTSLNDALRENNVAV; encoded by the coding sequence ATGATTAAAGAATTGAAAAAGTTAATAGAGGCTGCTTGGGAAGACAGAACTTTATTAGAATATACTGAATATTGTGAAGCGATCGAGACTGTTGTGATGCAGCTGGATAAAGGAGAAATCCGCGTTGCTGAGCCAATTCTAAATTCATGGGGCATCAATGAATGGATAAAGAAAGCTGTTATTCTTTATTTCCCTATCAGAGAAATGAAAGAAATTGAAGTTGGCCCTTTCGTATTTCATGATAAAATGAAATTGAAAACCAATTATAAAGAATTAGGAGTGAGAGTTGTGCCTGGTGCAAGTGCACGTTATGGTGCATTTTTAGCTAAAGGAGTAATTTTAATGCCTTCTTATGTGAACATCGGTGCTTATATTGATGAAGGTACAATGGTAGATACCTGGGCTACTGTAGGTTCTTGTGCACAAATCGGAAAACATGTACACTTAAGTGGTGGTGTTGGTATTGGTGGTGTTTTAGAGCCAATTCAGGCTGCTCCGGTTATTATCGAAGATAACTGTTTCATCGGTTCACGGGCTATCGTTGTGGAAGGTGTACGTGTAGAACGTGAAGCTGTTTTAGGTGCAAACGTTGTATTAACCGCTTCTACTAAAATTATTGATGTTACAGGAAGTACTCCTGTTGAATATAAAGGTATCGTTCCTGCAAGATCAGTAGTGATTCCAGGAAGTTATACTAAAAAATTCCCTGCTGGCGATTACCAGGTCCCATGTGCTTTGATCATCGGAAAACGTAAAGAATCTACAGATAAAAAGACTTCACTTAATGATGCATTAAGAGAAAACAATGTAGCTGTCTAA
- the mdh gene encoding malate dehydrogenase, which yields MKITVVGAGAVGATCADNIARKELAEELVLLDIKEGFAEGKAIDMMQTAALLGFNTKITGVTNDYSQTAGSAVAVITSGLPRKPGMTREELIGINAGIVKGVAENILKFSPDAIIIVISNPMDTMTYLSLKSLGLPKNRIIGMGGTLDSARFKYYLSVALNCNSNDLQGFVIGGHGDTTMIPLTRYATYQSLPVTDVLSAEVLAKVAADTMVGGATLTGLLGTSAWYAPGAAGAALVESIVRDEKKLFTCCVALDGEYGQTDICLGVPVIVGRNGWEKIIDYNLNEEEKVAFNKSADAVRAMNNVLKEMKLI from the coding sequence ATGAAGATAACAGTTGTTGGTGCAGGAGCAGTTGGTGCTACTTGTGCAGATAATATTGCTAGAAAAGAGTTAGCTGAAGAATTAGTTTTATTAGATATCAAAGAAGGTTTTGCTGAAGGCAAAGCGATAGATATGATGCAAACTGCTGCATTATTAGGTTTTAATACAAAAATAACCGGTGTAACGAATGATTATAGCCAGACTGCAGGTTCTGCTGTTGCTGTAATTACTTCTGGTTTACCACGTAAACCGGGAATGACCCGCGAAGAGCTGATTGGCATCAATGCGGGCATTGTTAAAGGTGTAGCAGAAAATATATTAAAGTTCTCTCCGGATGCGATCATCATCGTGATTAGTAATCCAATGGATACGATGACTTATTTATCACTTAAATCGTTGGGACTGCCTAAAAACAGGATCATTGGTATGGGTGGTACTTTAGATAGTGCAAGGTTTAAATATTACCTGAGTGTAGCGTTAAACTGTAATTCAAATGATTTACAGGGATTTGTGATTGGCGGACATGGGGATACGACAATGATCCCGTTAACGCGTTATGCGACTTACCAGAGTTTACCGGTAACGGATGTTTTATCTGCTGAGGTGTTAGCTAAAGTTGCTGCCGACACAATGGTGGGTGGAGCAACATTAACTGGTTTGTTAGGGACTTCTGCCTGGTATGCGCCTGGCGCTGCTGGTGCTGCGCTGGTAGAGAGCATTGTTCGTGATGAGAAAAAACTATTTACTTGCTGTGTTGCACTGGATGGGGAATATGGACAGACTGACATTTGTTTAGGTGTACCTGTAATTGTTGGTCGTAATGGCTGGGAGAAAATTATAGATTACAACTTGAATGAGGAAGAAAAAGTAGCCTTCAATAAGAGTGCTGATGCGGTGAGAGCAATGAATAACGTGCTTAAAGAAATGAAGCTTATTTAA
- a CDS encoding retropepsin-like aspartic protease yields MRTVTVPLTLINLNDDGFHLLVEIVVFGKKHWAVVDTGASRSVFNKTFIEQYSDAVVEQEEETNATTLFTTSSTIQAVIPKLKIGKLLIKSYHAVALDLETVNDAYELMGHPRIVAIIGSDIFLKYQAKINYKKLKILFSSKPG; encoded by the coding sequence ATGCGTACTGTTACAGTCCCTCTTACTTTAATAAACTTAAATGATGACGGTTTCCACCTCCTGGTGGAAATCGTTGTTTTTGGTAAAAAACATTGGGCAGTCGTAGATACCGGGGCTTCAAGGTCAGTATTCAATAAGACTTTTATTGAACAGTATAGCGATGCTGTGGTTGAGCAGGAAGAAGAAACCAATGCGACTACACTGTTTACGACTTCAAGTACGATACAGGCAGTAATCCCGAAATTAAAAATCGGTAAGCTGCTGATTAAATCTTATCATGCGGTAGCATTGGATCTGGAAACGGTAAATGATGCTTATGAATTAATGGGACATCCCCGGATTGTAGCGATTATCGGCAGTGATATCTTCCTGAAATACCAGGCTAAGATTAACTACAAAAAACTGAAAATTCTATTTTCTTCTAAACCAGGCTGA
- a CDS encoding HAMP domain-containing sensor histidine kinase: MNLNTRITFLFAVLSAVIISLLSGFVWYFANEFAFEDFYKRLEARVKIAIQTKAAAGTNTVEYNEVRQKYLERLPQEEEQVFAADKASKIAFDKKVNLPSSFYKNIESGMMARYRNENVFYAGKYFKNGPNGYIVIISAKDPYGYRELKDLQKILFAGFFLSVALSYFVGRRFSDFTFKPIRELIKKAKGISAENLHQRLPPIKGNDEISEISQTFNDMLDRLETAFETQNNFISNASHELRTPLTIISGEAELTIARDGHRDPELQKSLATIQAESERLENILTSLLSLAQSGFDGEKQRWEEIRLDELIWDVKASIDLVNPDNQIQVDFSKLPENPESINLNGNLNLIKLAVTNIVNNACKYSDNRVVEVGLSVTRTNIVISVKDQGIGIPEDELQHVFEPFFRASNTTDYNGYGVGLPLSLNIIRLHKGSIAIKTVQESGTEMNILLPRSR; this comes from the coding sequence ATGAATTTAAATACCCGCATTACTTTCTTATTTGCCGTTTTATCGGCAGTTATTATCTCTTTATTGAGTGGGTTTGTGTGGTATTTTGCAAATGAGTTTGCTTTTGAGGATTTCTACAAGAGATTGGAAGCGCGGGTAAAAATAGCGATTCAGACTAAGGCTGCAGCTGGAACAAATACGGTGGAGTACAATGAGGTACGCCAGAAATATCTGGAACGGCTCCCTCAGGAAGAGGAACAAGTTTTTGCTGCGGATAAAGCCAGTAAAATAGCTTTTGACAAAAAGGTAAATCTCCCTTCCAGTTTTTATAAAAATATTGAATCTGGTATGATGGCCCGTTACCGGAATGAAAACGTATTTTATGCGGGTAAGTACTTTAAAAATGGGCCAAATGGTTATATCGTCATCATTTCTGCAAAAGACCCATATGGGTATAGAGAACTTAAGGATTTACAGAAAATCCTGTTTGCGGGCTTCTTTCTTTCTGTTGCCTTATCGTACTTTGTAGGAAGAAGGTTCTCTGACTTCACTTTTAAACCAATCAGAGAGTTAATTAAAAAGGCGAAGGGGATTAGCGCAGAGAATTTGCACCAGCGCCTGCCTCCTATTAAGGGGAATGATGAAATCTCCGAGATTTCACAGACTTTTAATGATATGCTGGACAGGCTGGAAACTGCTTTTGAGACACAGAATAATTTTATAAGCAATGCTTCTCATGAGTTAAGAACACCTTTGACTATTATTAGCGGGGAAGCTGAATTGACAATTGCCAGGGATGGTCACCGGGATCCTGAGCTTCAGAAATCCCTGGCCACTATACAGGCTGAGTCTGAAAGGCTGGAAAATATACTGACCAGCTTGTTAAGTTTAGCACAGTCTGGTTTTGATGGGGAGAAACAGCGTTGGGAGGAAATAAGGCTGGATGAACTGATCTGGGATGTAAAGGCTTCTATTGACCTGGTTAATCCGGATAATCAAATCCAGGTGGATTTCTCTAAGCTTCCGGAAAACCCGGAGAGTATTAATCTAAATGGAAATCTGAACCTGATTAAACTGGCAGTAACTAATATTGTCAACAATGCGTGCAAGTATTCTGATAACAGAGTGGTTGAAGTCGGTTTATCGGTTACGCGTACTAATATTGTGATTAGTGTGAAGGATCAGGGCATCGGCATTCCTGAGGATGAGTTACAGCATGTTTTTGAGCCTTTTTTCCGTGCTTCTAATACGACTGATTATAATGGATATGGGGTAGGCCTGCCTTTATCATTAAATATTATCCGTTTGCATAAGGGAAGTATTGCGATTAAGACTGTCCAGGAATCCGGGACCGAAATGAACATTTTATTGCCCCGTTCGCGTTAA
- a CDS encoding glycosyltransferase family 4 protein has protein sequence MNIGFDGKRAANNFTGLGNYSRSLVLQLSEFFPQNQYLIYSPKVKRHGQISSFFEKQNIHLVLPEKSKFLWRTFGVKKQLVKDNIAIYHGLSNEIPVWISPAIRTVVTIHDLIFLRYPQYYKFIDRTIYNFKSKYACKHADRIIAISERTKNDIITYYQIDPSKIEVLYQTCDDSFKKIIGQEFKDSIREKYQLPEKYILNVGTIEPRKNLLAVVQALPAIEPEFKLVVVGKKQAYAEKVIAEIERLGLGDRVIFLKDIPFTDLPAIYQLATVFVYPSFYEGFGIPIIEALYSQIPVVAAIGSCLEEAGGPHSLYIDPNDAAALARAVNSVLTDPALAGKMKEEGLSYAQRFNTADLARQLMDSYSSMIAKD, from the coding sequence ATGAATATTGGTTTTGATGGAAAAAGAGCTGCCAATAATTTTACTGGTTTAGGTAATTATAGCAGATCACTTGTTTTACAGTTATCAGAATTTTTCCCTCAAAACCAATATCTTATTTACAGTCCTAAGGTAAAGCGCCATGGGCAGATTTCTTCTTTTTTTGAAAAGCAGAATATCCACCTGGTGTTACCTGAAAAGTCTAAGTTCTTATGGAGGACTTTTGGCGTAAAAAAGCAATTAGTGAAAGATAATATTGCTATTTATCATGGTTTAAGTAATGAAATCCCTGTTTGGATATCTCCGGCTATCCGGACTGTAGTTACTATTCATGATCTTATTTTCTTGCGTTATCCGCAGTATTACAAATTCATAGACCGCACTATTTATAATTTCAAAAGTAAATACGCTTGTAAACATGCGGATCGTATCATTGCGATCAGTGAGCGCACTAAAAATGATATTATTACGTATTACCAAATCGATCCTTCAAAAATAGAAGTGCTTTATCAAACCTGCGACGATTCTTTTAAAAAAATTATTGGTCAGGAGTTTAAAGATTCGATACGCGAAAAGTATCAGCTACCTGAAAAGTATATCCTCAATGTAGGAACAATCGAACCAAGAAAGAATTTACTGGCTGTGGTACAGGCTTTACCTGCTATTGAGCCGGAGTTCAAATTGGTAGTGGTTGGTAAAAAACAGGCTTATGCGGAAAAAGTTATTGCTGAGATTGAAAGGCTGGGTCTTGGAGATCGCGTTATTTTCCTGAAGGATATCCCATTCACAGACCTTCCTGCTATCTATCAGCTCGCTACTGTATTTGTTTATCCATCTTTTTACGAAGGGTTTGGTATCCCGATCATCGAGGCTCTTTATAGCCAGATACCCGTTGTTGCGGCAATTGGTTCTTGTCTGGAAGAAGCGGGCGGACCACATAGTTTGTACATAGATCCGAATGATGCAGCTGCATTAGCAAGGGCAGTAAATTCAGTTTTAACTGATCCAGCGCTGGCCGGCAAGATGAAAGAGGAAGGTTTGAGCTATGCACAGCGATTCAATACTGCTGATTTAGCCCGTCAGCTGATGGATTCTTACAGCAGCATGATCGCTAAAGATTAA
- a CDS encoding lipocalin family protein: MLENKPVEKVDIMSYAGKWYSLCSIPTFMDKHWHETTETYVIHPDGYYAVFTTYKLPPDEGTKYVRSKLIVVRGTSNAQLKAQFVWPLKVDYWIIELAADYSYAVVGHPKLKHLCILSRKPEMADELLNEIIGRCTQKGYETSKLVSQEHKPAAPRSQVQSS; this comes from the coding sequence ATGTTAGAGAATAAACCTGTTGAAAAAGTTGATATTATGTCTTATGCAGGTAAATGGTATTCACTATGCTCAATACCCACCTTTATGGACAAGCACTGGCATGAAACTACGGAGACGTATGTGATACATCCTGACGGTTATTACGCTGTTTTTACGACCTATAAATTACCACCAGACGAAGGAACCAAGTATGTCCGTTCCAAACTGATCGTTGTCCGGGGAACCAGCAACGCACAACTTAAAGCACAGTTTGTATGGCCATTAAAAGTCGACTACTGGATCATTGAACTCGCTGCAGATTATTCTTACGCTGTTGTCGGGCATCCCAAACTTAAACACCTTTGCATCCTTTCCCGCAAGCCAGAAATGGCAGATGAACTGCTGAATGAAATTATCGGCCGGTGCACACAAAAAGGTTATGAGACTTCAAAGCTTGTCTCACAGGAACATAAGCCAGCAGCACCCAGAAGTCAGGTACAATCTTCCTGA